gggcctcggtggaggtatgagctctgaGTACCATTGTATTTCACGTTACTATTGTTGTATTTGAAGAAGTTGATACTTTGAGTCTTTAATACTTCAATGTTAATTCAGCTGATGAAGTTCAGTTTCTCATAGTGATGATCTATGAGATGATCTGCTCACTTCACTAGAAGTCAAGTAAAAGACTGTCGATCCAATTATGGCTCCAGTTCTCTGCCCTTCTCATGTTGTATGAAGGTTTGATAGAACACACTGGTGCGACAAACACGACTACAACACAATGTACATTAAACAATTGACCCCATTTCCCCTCTCTGGAGACCACTGGTAAATGGGCTACACTAATAATACTCTTAATACATTATACGGACCAACAACAGTTCAGCCCCTAATAAGAGTTTGTCCtatttattgtataaaatatatgaacGGGTCAATTAAACTCTCCGAAGTCAAatgaagacaaattaaaaataaggAGGTATAACTCAAAAACTCTACGAGCACAGGAACATTTTCCCAACATAACATTGTTCTGTGCCACTcgtcacccccaccccccttccaAAAAAACCCCctgccatttaaaaaagaaaaaaaaaaaagagcaacatCTTTACAACTTCCATGAGATGCAGTAAATTGTGCTTTTATGGGTAATGTGCCCATTAAAGAGTAAAAGCAATCTGAGACGTCAAGACAAATGACAGCTTTTGAGTGCCATCTGCAATCTCTAGCTTCACAAACTCAATTATTCATAATGCATTTATGAAGTCCGCTGAGACTGCGCTGTCATCCCTGTTCAAACTAACGGGGAAAAGCAACATAAAGGGACAGGCTCTTTGAGACAATGGCCCGGAACATTCCACTGCCGTGTTtatgctgccacctgctgggtAAGAACCATGACACGGACACGGTTATGAATGCTGAGGCAGAGGAGATGTCGGAAAAGTTTTTAGTGGGTGACAGACTAAAGAAGACACGACAAGAAGTGACTATAATTAGAAGTGAGAACCTTTTATTTCTCAAAATCAAGATGTTTTCCCCAGTAGGCAGAGAAAAACCTCCATATCAATATGATATAACAGTAATATGGATTCTTCTGAATCTAATTAAATCATAGACACGTCTCCGGCACTTTATCGTCATAGTGTGAAGTGGCACTTGGGCCCCGTACACACCAggtaacatgtggtttttgtgatccgatcacaagtggacagctctagATCCACGTGGGAACGCACTCAGACCGGATAGCGATCCTATCACACCAGACCGCATtgggaggtggtctgggccacaCGTGAACACATTCTTGTCACAGTGTGAATGCAAGTCAGTCCTGGGCCGCttactcagctgatgtcctctgacccccctacagtttcactttcttcaaataaaaaaaacttgtctcTCTACCATTCTTTCGATCGCTtgtgccgacacacacacagtgacatcgagtcaaaacaaaatcaatttcTCTTATCTAACACAAATGATGTAcgttttcatttgcatgtagAACAGGGAAGTGACAGGAGACACATAAAGGACGTATTTAAATACCAGGTATGAACACGTATTTAGCACTGGCCACTTTTGACAGGATCTCTGAGGACGGATGTTActaccaggtgtgtacggggccTTAAATTCAAACACTGTTGATCGAATGTGAAGTCCAGAAGAGAAAAGTCAGAGTGGCTGTGGGTTCACCAGGATAACGCTCTCCCCCCGGATGAAGAGCTGGTTGATGTGGCGTGTGTGGACTTTGCCGTACTTCTGGGAGCCGGTCTTCTGACAGGCTCCGGGGCCCGGGGCCTTTAGTGAGGCTTTGTCTTTATCCTGTTTGGGTTGAACGCTGGACTCCGTCCTGCCGCTGGGGTGAGAAGCTTTAGGATTCACAGGCTGATGCTCGCCAGCTTGTCTCTgggttttgtgtttctctggtgGATCGTCACCTCCTGAGCTTTCCTGaagtttcagcttctcaaagaGCTGCACAAACATTTAAGACACGTTAACACACGAATACAACAGTTCTAATGttaatttcaaatgatttaatgtctgtatttttcacatgtttttattgtgtaataTCTCCTCATATAGTAGCTATCACTGTTACTGTCAGGGTGCTTCATTCCTGTGCTGGATTCAACAATCACCTGCTTACACATAAGGAAGTGATGCATGTATCTCATCCAGCTTAACTGGTTATAATTTAACCCAGTGATGTCCGCCTCACTGTTTATTGTTCCCTCACATAAAACCACATCAGAGCTCTTGTAAAGGACATGCAAATCAAATTCAACAATGGGAAATGCAGGGTGGCTTTTATTGATAAGCACGGGAAACACTGTCTTACTGTTAGTGGATCCCTTTTAAAGAAAGGAAGGAGTAATGGAAGAAAAAGGAGCAGCCATCGTATCATGGAGAGGATTGTAAATTAAACTACGACTGAATGGGAAATAAGAGACAATGAAAACGAACACATACCCGTGTAATGGTGAGGGCTTTCTCATGGTAGAATGCCTCTCCCAGCAGAGGCTCCCTGTAAGTCTCATCCACGTCTACCATTGcctgaaaaacaaaacgcaACTGGTGAAGACAATATAAACCCATCGCATTCATGGTAACAAGTACATTGGCGATCATTTCAGGTTCAGCACAAGCAGCCGTCACTCAACATGTACACTCACCATGTTCCAGAACTTGTCAAAGGCCACGACGAAGCCCGAGCACACCCCCCTCAGTCCCTTAAAGGTCCTGATGTGCACTTTGaccctcaccctctcctcaaCGCAGCGGTACAGCTCACCCAAAGGACCGCCTTTACACACTGGAGACACACATGGCACACGGGTCACACTGCTGTTTCTACCACTGATAAATCATGGAAGGAATTCATCTTGTAAACATAAAAAGAAGAGGACAGGAATAAGAGGCAAAACACATGTATTAGATTCTGGATGTGTAAAGTCAGATTGTCTTTTCATCTGGATAGT
The Hippoglossus stenolepis isolate QCI-W04-F060 chromosome 7, HSTE1.2, whole genome shotgun sequence genome window above contains:
- the lsm11 gene encoding U7 snRNA-associated Sm-like protein LSm11, producing MIPRFSVCSSAAVSNMEERERDRTEKPPGSCSRTAAAAAAAPGHGPEEDRRTGDDDADKVDVCSERFDPLLALYSPTVSLPFPNVKCFNNVAAYESFLKGGRGRAKPENVEKKRLKALKGAVDPERIDRLKKLMVNNPVPEGEEGESSGSAPRSRKRNKPQKNVLTRMPLCKGGPLGELYRCVEERVRVKVHIRTFKGLRGVCSGFVVAFDKFWNMAMVDVDETYREPLLGEAFYHEKALTITRLFEKLKLQESSGGDDPPEKHKTQRQAGEHQPVNPKASHPSGRTESSVQPKQDKDKASLKAPGPGACQKTGSQKYGKVHTRHINQLFIRGESVILVNPQPL